In one window of Bdellovibrio bacteriovorus W DNA:
- a CDS encoding hypothetical protein (COG1354 Uncharacterized conserved protein) gives MSITVQLPKFEGPLGLLLYLIRKEEMDIMDIKIHEITKQYFEYIKLMKELDLEVAGEFVAMAATLIQIKSRMLLPQYDDNGEIVEASEDPRKELVQKLLEYQKYQEASKMLYERPLVGRDVWLRGTRETLEPKEDEIVLEENALFSLIATYRKMLRAVKKKVHQVAAKAQSISSRVLEIKDRLIVGRRTTLMELVNATEDRARQALITFLSLLELGKMGFVRLYQNEAYGEIWIDTQKPVEQDVLARVEEYDSMRAEDVAAQLMEDAQKIDLNDEMLDADTVVASEDEGAQSEQLDFLEDSEEGEIAASEDDIASDDEILAMENELFKDEVSEV, from the coding sequence ATGAGTATTACGGTTCAACTTCCAAAGTTTGAAGGTCCGTTAGGGCTTCTTCTTTATCTTATTAGAAAAGAAGAAATGGACATCATGGATATTAAGATCCATGAAATTACGAAGCAGTACTTTGAATATATCAAACTCATGAAAGAGTTGGATCTTGAGGTGGCAGGGGAGTTCGTTGCAATGGCGGCGACTCTTATCCAAATCAAGTCGCGCATGCTTTTGCCTCAGTATGATGACAATGGCGAAATCGTTGAGGCATCAGAAGATCCACGTAAAGAGCTTGTTCAGAAATTGCTTGAATACCAAAAGTATCAAGAGGCTTCTAAAATGCTATATGAAAGACCACTTGTTGGGCGTGACGTATGGTTGCGTGGAACTCGTGAGACTTTAGAGCCTAAAGAAGATGAAATTGTTTTAGAGGAAAACGCTCTGTTTTCTTTGATCGCAACTTATCGCAAGATGCTTCGTGCCGTTAAGAAAAAGGTCCATCAAGTTGCTGCTAAAGCTCAATCAATTTCTAGTCGTGTTTTGGAAATTAAAGACCGCTTGATCGTAGGTCGCCGTACTACATTGATGGAACTTGTGAATGCAACAGAAGATCGCGCTCGTCAGGCTTTGATTACTTTCTTGTCTTTGCTTGAGCTTGGTAAAATGGGATTTGTTCGTCTTTATCAAAATGAAGCCTATGGTGAAATTTGGATTGATACGCAAAAACCAGTTGAGCAGGATGTTCTTGCTCGCGTTGAAGAGTACGATTCTATGCGCGCTGAAGACGTTGCAGCTCAGTTGATGGAAGATGCACAAAAAATTGATTTAAATGATGAAATGCTTGATGCCGACACCGTCGTTGCATCAGAAGATGAAGGGGCTCAATCTGAGCAACTTGATTTCCTAGAAGATAGCGAAGAGGGTGAAATCGCGGCTTCTGAGGATGACATAGCAAGTGATGATGAGATCTTAGCTATGGAAAATGAATTGTTTAAAGACGAAGTTTCAGAAGTTTAG
- a CDS encoding tryptophanyl-tRNA synthetase (COG0180 Tryptophanyl-tRNA synthetase) produces the protein MSTEQTQTPTRKLRVMSGMRVTGRLHIGHYWGALQNWVKLQDEYDCFFGAMDWHGMTTAYKSPKDIAPWTREMIAEFLAWGVDPEKATLFVQSRVPEHLELFMIFANMTPMGWLERVNTWKDAVEEMKANDTHNLGRFAYPVLQAADIAIYRAQKVPVGADQISHLEISREIVRRFNHLYKAKLPEMNPLLTEIPLVPGLDGRKMSKSYNNSLFLTEDSEKELKKKVNLMVTDPARVRREDPGEPTVCSVYGYHKLYSSAEDVAWVEQGCRSAGIGCGDCKGRLATNIEKVSVEPRERKKELMSGQRLDAIIDNGVDKARVEAQKTLSIVRSNMKW, from the coding sequence ATGAGTACTGAGCAGACACAAACTCCGACAAGAAAGCTGCGTGTAATGTCAGGTATGCGCGTCACTGGGCGTTTGCATATTGGTCACTACTGGGGAGCTTTGCAAAACTGGGTGAAGCTTCAGGATGAGTACGACTGTTTCTTTGGTGCGATGGATTGGCATGGTATGACCACTGCCTATAAGTCTCCGAAAGATATAGCACCTTGGACGCGTGAGATGATCGCTGAATTTTTAGCTTGGGGAGTTGATCCTGAAAAAGCGACTTTGTTTGTGCAGAGTCGCGTTCCCGAGCATTTAGAATTATTTATGATCTTTGCAAACATGACTCCGATGGGCTGGCTTGAGCGTGTCAACACGTGGAAAGACGCCGTTGAGGAAATGAAGGCAAATGATACGCACAATTTGGGGCGCTTTGCTTACCCTGTTCTTCAGGCAGCAGATATTGCAATTTATCGCGCACAAAAAGTTCCAGTAGGAGCTGATCAGATTTCGCATCTAGAGATTTCTCGCGAAATCGTTCGTCGTTTTAATCATTTGTATAAAGCAAAGCTTCCAGAGATGAATCCTCTTTTAACTGAGATTCCTCTGGTGCCAGGGCTTGATGGACGTAAGATGTCCAAGTCCTATAACAACAGCTTATTTTTGACTGAAGACTCTGAAAAAGAGCTTAAGAAAAAAGTGAACTTGATGGTTACCGATCCAGCGCGTGTACGCCGTGAAGATCCAGGTGAGCCAACGGTTTGCTCTGTTTACGGATACCATAAGCTGTATTCTTCTGCGGAAGATGTTGCTTGGGTAGAGCAGGGGTGTCGTTCTGCGGGGATTGGCTGTGGAGACTGTAAAGGTCGCTTAGCTACAAATATCGAAAAGGTTTCCGTAGAGCCGCGTGAACGCAAAAAGGAATTAATGAGTGGCCAACGCCTTGATGCCATCATCGACAACGGTGTGGATAAAGCAAGAGTCGAGGCTCAGAAAACGTTATCGATCGTAAGATCAAATATGAAATGGTAA
- a CDS encoding hypothetical protein (COG1386 Predicted transcriptional regulator containing the HTH domain) — translation MSEEKDEILVEDMETENLEADMDLEETEFLAESEDMDSEDSELENSEDVETEASLFLQEEEESEGFLPEASEDSVEEETNKEEMSLEGTELDDFDSVEIEEVEFVEEEQLESIVESVLFASDRPVSLASLKQLFDGTNIKTDKIRRALDQLAVEYAGGRRGVTLEEVPGGYQLRTKIDNMEFLKRTLKTRQFKLSGPALEVLSIVAYKQPLVKAEVDEIRGVESGHLLRALMEKNLVAFEGKSDLPGRPMQYGTTRKFLEIFGLRSLKELPTLSQIDELLPEGIDEEQAEEKQTLATLTDSLSETFMGAYSQGEDELMKIQSQLEEISTTTNFFEEEKRRQAEKKDQDRAQAIRDALAFGEPVATRDANWLQKYDEALAAGTTLVQIAAEKKAAFMKPKVAVAEGEVTEEVEASEGGDEMDELDRAIAEFDAETDEDSEMEMDSEESDEDMSADSEEDDDAEMSLDSAEEESEEDSDEDESLEMADDEESEDMEEDADEDELFAESDDEEEETLDFVESDEDADGYDLSSEDDEESEDEELPFYGEADDIDEEGGASF, via the coding sequence ATGTCAGAAGAAAAAGATGAAATCTTAGTAGAAGATATGGAAACAGAAAATCTAGAAGCCGATATGGATCTAGAAGAGACTGAGTTTTTGGCGGAGTCTGAAGATATGGATAGTGAAGATTCTGAATTGGAAAATTCGGAAGATGTAGAAACAGAAGCTTCATTATTCCTTCAAGAAGAGGAAGAGTCAGAAGGCTTTCTTCCTGAGGCTTCTGAAGATTCTGTGGAAGAAGAAACTAATAAAGAAGAGATGTCTTTAGAGGGAACAGAACTTGACGATTTTGACTCTGTTGAAATTGAAGAAGTTGAGTTTGTCGAAGAAGAGCAATTAGAGAGCATCGTAGAGAGCGTTCTTTTTGCGAGTGATCGCCCAGTGAGTTTAGCTTCTTTGAAACAGCTCTTTGATGGAACAAATATTAAAACCGATAAAATCCGCAGAGCTCTTGATCAATTAGCGGTTGAATACGCTGGTGGACGACGTGGTGTCACTCTTGAAGAAGTGCCGGGCGGATATCAGTTGCGCACTAAAATCGACAACATGGAGTTCTTGAAACGCACTTTGAAAACTCGTCAGTTCAAGCTTTCTGGACCTGCTCTTGAGGTTCTTTCTATCGTGGCTTACAAGCAGCCATTGGTTAAGGCTGAGGTTGATGAGATTCGTGGTGTTGAATCAGGTCACTTATTGCGTGCCTTGATGGAGAAAAACTTAGTCGCTTTTGAAGGTAAATCTGATCTTCCAGGTCGTCCTATGCAATACGGTACGACTCGTAAGTTCCTAGAGATCTTCGGACTTCGTAGTCTTAAAGAGCTTCCAACTCTTTCTCAAATCGACGAACTTCTTCCTGAAGGTATCGATGAAGAGCAAGCTGAAGAAAAACAAACTTTGGCAACTTTGACGGATTCTCTATCAGAAACGTTTATGGGGGCTTACTCTCAAGGTGAAGATGAGTTGATGAAAATTCAATCTCAACTTGAAGAGATTTCAACGACGACAAACTTCTTTGAAGAAGAAAAACGTCGTCAGGCCGAGAAAAAAGATCAAGACCGCGCGCAAGCTATCCGTGATGCTTTGGCATTCGGAGAGCCTGTCGCAACTCGTGATGCAAATTGGTTACAAAAATACGATGAGGCTTTAGCAGCGGGAACGACTTTGGTGCAAATCGCAGCTGAGAAAAAAGCTGCATTCATGAAACCTAAAGTAGCAGTTGCTGAAGGTGAAGTGACTGAAGAAGTGGAAGCATCTGAAGGCGGCGATGAGATGGATGAGCTTGATAGAGCCATCGCTGAGTTCGACGCTGAGACTGATGAAGATTCTGAAATGGAAATGGATTCTGAAGAATCAGACGAAGACATGAGTGCAGATTCTGAAGAGGACGACGATGCGGAAATGTCCCTAGACTCTGCCGAAGAAGAATCTGAAGAGGATTCTGATGAGGACGAGTCTTTAGAAATGGCTGACGACGAAGAGTCTGAGGATATGGAAGAGGACGCTGACGAAGATGAGCTTTTTGCGGAAAGCGACGATGAAGAAGAGGAAACTCTTGATTTTGTTGAGTCCGACGAGGATGCTGATGGATATGACTTATCTTCTGAAGACGATGAAGAGTCTGAAGACGAAGAGTTGCCATTCTACGGAGAAGCGGACGACATAGATGAAGAAGGCGGAGCCTCTTTCTAA